The following proteins come from a genomic window of Chlamydiales bacterium:
- a CDS encoding NUDIX domain-containing protein, with protein MIQHTATVFILENQQTLLIYHKKMKKWLPPGGHLKSNELPPEGAIREAKEETGLDIQLISQENIWVKPRFNGKSFQRPYMCLLEQIPKYNNEPAHQHIDFIYLGKPLAGQLRCNQYETCGLKWFTLREIETLDRGIEIFDETYLIIHHLIKNKSDSSYFTYEEV; from the coding sequence ATGATCCAACATACTGCAACTGTCTTTATCCTTGAAAATCAACAAACTTTGCTTATCTATCATAAAAAAATGAAAAAATGGCTTCCACCTGGAGGGCATTTAAAATCAAATGAATTGCCTCCTGAAGGAGCTATTCGTGAAGCAAAAGAAGAAACTGGCTTAGATATTCAACTCATCTCTCAAGAAAATATCTGGGTCAAGCCACGATTTAATGGAAAAAGCTTTCAACGTCCTTACATGTGTTTATTAGAACAGATTCCTAAATATAATAATGAACCTGCTCATCAACACATCGATTTTATCTATTTAGGAAAACCATTGGCTGGTCAGCTAAGATGTAATCAATACGAGACATGTGGGTTAAAATGGTTTACTTTAAGAGAAATTGAGACCTTAGATAGAGGCATAGAAATTTTTGATGAAACTTATCTAATCATCCACCATCTCATAAAGAATAAATCTGATTCATCCTATTTCACATATGAAGAAGTGTAA
- the folB gene encoding dihydroneopterin aldolase yields the protein MNGIIKIEDFRIQCIIGVHAHERINTQELSLDLSMKINLTEATKSDSITDTVDYQKVCIICAQLAQSRAYHLIETFAYEALEAVSAKFPLIWIKVCVRKKQTLPFLYSAAVEFERGKE from the coding sequence ATGAATGGGATCATTAAGATTGAAGATTTTCGCATTCAATGTATCATAGGAGTGCATGCTCATGAACGCATTAATACGCAAGAACTGTCTCTTGATTTATCTATGAAAATTAATTTAACTGAAGCTACTAAAAGTGATTCAATTACTGATACTGTAGATTACCAAAAAGTGTGTATCATATGTGCGCAATTAGCCCAATCTCGGGCTTATCATTTGATTGAAACTTTTGCTTATGAGGCTCTTGAAGCAGTTTCTGCAAAATTTCCTTTGATATGGATAAAAGTATGTGTCCGCAAGAAGCAAACCCTCCCTTTTCTTTACTCTGCTGCTGTGGAATTTGAAAGGGGAAAAGAATGA
- the mutY gene encoding A/G-specific adenine glycosylase, which produces MNFNNIKQWFLSHRRSLPWRDHPTPYRVWVSEVMLQQTQVSIVIPYFLHWMKVFPTIHALASASLTDVLKIWEGLGYYSRARYLHEGARFLVSEYGGELPSDPMNLAKIHGIGPYTQSAIRSFAFKAKTIAIDGNVLRVLSRFFAIIEPIDRETTRKKIQQLAENLLPNEEPWLVSEGLIELGALVCKKQPICSQCPLIEDCLAFRYKKTDQFPVRISRQKTVFLHRYVAIINCRGKFMIQKGEKGKIMADLYEFPYVDRKGDVKEVFQENFALPLDYSYPLPEQKHTFTHFHAYLYPHLFQTSKQDERFEWKTLEELNELPFSAGHKRILKSLSKR; this is translated from the coding sequence ATGAATTTTAATAACATAAAACAATGGTTTTTGTCTCATCGTCGTTCGCTTCCCTGGCGAGATCATCCAACTCCTTATAGAGTATGGGTTTCAGAAGTGATGCTTCAGCAGACACAGGTGAGTATCGTGATTCCTTATTTCTTACATTGGATGAAGGTATTTCCTACAATCCATGCTTTGGCTTCTGCCTCTTTAACAGATGTTTTAAAAATATGGGAAGGATTAGGGTATTATTCTCGTGCTCGTTATCTCCATGAAGGAGCGCGTTTTTTAGTCTCTGAATATGGAGGTGAGCTTCCCTCTGATCCGATGAACTTAGCGAAAATTCATGGAATAGGACCATATACACAGTCAGCTATACGAAGCTTTGCTTTTAAAGCAAAGACAATCGCTATTGATGGTAATGTTTTGCGAGTTTTAAGTCGTTTTTTTGCAATTATTGAACCAATTGATAGAGAGACAACACGTAAAAAAATTCAACAACTTGCGGAAAATCTCCTACCTAATGAAGAGCCATGGCTTGTAAGTGAAGGATTGATTGAGCTAGGAGCCTTAGTTTGTAAAAAACAGCCTATTTGTTCGCAATGTCCTTTAATTGAAGATTGTTTGGCGTTTCGGTATAAAAAAACAGATCAGTTTCCTGTCCGAATCTCACGTCAAAAAACGGTGTTTTTGCACAGATATGTTGCAATTATTAATTGTAGAGGAAAATTTATGATTCAAAAAGGAGAAAAAGGAAAAATCATGGCGGATTTGTATGAATTTCCATATGTAGATAGAAAAGGAGATGTAAAAGAGGTTTTTCAAGAAAATTTTGCTCTTCCACTGGATTATAGTTATCCACTTCCTGAACAAAAACATACCTTTACCCATTTTCATGCATACCTTTATCCACATCTATTTCAGACATCTAAGCAAGATGAACGTTTTGAGTGGAAGACATTAGAAGAGCTCAATGAACTACCTTTTTCTGCAGGTCATAAAAGAATTTTAAAATCATTATCAAAAAGATGA
- a CDS encoding SDR family NAD(P)-dependent oxidoreductase, whose product MKPILVTGGAKGLGAMLCKQLAARGHEIVIHFHKSEREAESTMKVCQNLGVMAETIQGDFSTTSSLDLFTQEYLDRFPSTKGIVNNVGNYLISLPSKVEKEDWQSLFQTNFFAPVSLIQSILPQLKQEKGRIVNLGTSGLLPMKAFLNITAYAITKSALWLYTRSLAKELANDHITVNMVSPGFLETAIDLDKNSKFVPILPMGRPAKLEEVASVVTFFFEPENQYITGQNIEVAGGFGL is encoded by the coding sequence ATGAAACCAATTCTTGTCACTGGTGGAGCTAAGGGTTTGGGTGCTATGCTTTGTAAGCAATTAGCAGCAAGAGGGCATGAAATCGTGATTCATTTTCATAAAAGTGAACGCGAAGCCGAGTCAACCATGAAGGTTTGTCAGAATCTAGGAGTGATGGCTGAAACCATTCAGGGGGATTTTTCTACAACATCTTCTCTAGATCTGTTTACTCAAGAATATTTAGATAGGTTTCCTTCTACAAAAGGAATTGTAAACAATGTAGGGAACTATTTAATTTCTTTACCTTCAAAAGTAGAGAAAGAGGATTGGCAATCGCTTTTTCAGACGAATTTTTTTGCACCAGTTTCTCTGATTCAAAGCATTTTACCTCAATTAAAGCAAGAGAAAGGTAGGATTGTTAACTTAGGAACAAGTGGTCTTTTGCCTATGAAAGCATTTTTAAATATTACAGCTTATGCGATCACAAAATCAGCACTTTGGTTATATACACGCTCGCTTGCAAAAGAGTTAGCCAACGATCACATCACTGTGAATATGGTTTCGCCTGGTTTTTTGGAAACAGCAATTGATTTAGATAAAAATTCAAAATTCGTCCCTATTTTACCTATGGGAAGACCTGCTAAATTGGAAGAGGTAGCTTCAGTTGTAACTTTTTTTTTCGAACCTGAAAATCAATATATCACAGGACAAAATATAGAAGTCGCTGGTGGCTTTGGATTATAA
- a CDS encoding enoyl-[acyl-carrier-protein] reductase, which yields MLKIDLSGKKAFVAGIGDNQGFGWAIAKALAEAGAQILVGTWTPILNIFTNGMTSGKFDESRRLHDGSLMEFKKIYPLDASFDRQEDIPEDIRNNKRYKNTIGYTISETAEKIKEDFGNIDFLVHALANGPEIKKPLLETSRQGYLAAMSSSAYSFVSLLAHFGPLMNRGGATLSLTYLASERTIPGYGGGMSSAKAALESDTRTLAWEAGRKWGLRVNTISAGALASRAAKAIGFIEQMIDYTKKGAPLPKPMDAMEVGNVAAFLLSNLASAITGVTLYVDNGMHVMGVGPEMLSTEKSL from the coding sequence ATGTTAAAAATTGATCTAAGTGGGAAAAAAGCATTTGTTGCTGGAATTGGCGATAATCAGGGATTTGGGTGGGCAATTGCCAAAGCTCTTGCTGAAGCTGGCGCTCAAATTCTTGTTGGAACTTGGACACCTATTTTAAATATTTTTACAAATGGAATGACCTCAGGAAAATTTGACGAATCTCGTCGTTTGCATGACGGATCACTCATGGAATTTAAAAAAATTTATCCTCTTGATGCAAGCTTTGATAGACAAGAAGACATACCTGAAGATATTAGAAATAACAAACGCTATAAAAATACAATCGGTTATACGATTTCTGAAACTGCTGAAAAGATCAAAGAAGATTTTGGGAATATTGATTTTTTAGTTCATGCTCTTGCAAATGGTCCTGAAATTAAAAAACCTTTGCTTGAAACCAGTCGTCAAGGCTATCTAGCAGCAATGAGCTCATCAGCCTATTCTTTTGTGAGTCTACTTGCCCATTTTGGTCCTCTAATGAATCGAGGAGGAGCCACCCTATCTCTTACTTACCTTGCTTCTGAACGCACTATTCCTGGTTATGGTGGAGGGATGAGTTCCGCAAAAGCTGCCCTTGAAAGTGATACTCGTACTTTAGCATGGGAAGCTGGTCGTAAATGGGGGCTTCGTGTAAATACGATTTCTGCAGGCGCTCTAGCTAGTCGAGCTGCTAAAGCAATTGGATTTATTGAACAAATGATCGACTATACAAAAAAAGGAGCACCTCTTCCAAAACCCATGGATGCAATGGAAGTTGGAAATGTTGCTGCTTTTCTTCTTTCAAATTTGGCTAGTGCAATCACTGGGGTAACTCTGTATGTCGATAACGGGATGCATGTTATGGGAGTTGGACCAGAGATGCTCTCTACTGAAAAATCCTTATGA
- a CDS encoding glycosyltransferase family 9 protein, whose protein sequence is MKILIVKMSAAGDLIHTFPVVSYLRQRFPSAEIDWIVEASLTEIIEAHPHVNRVLTVESKKWLRSCTHWQEIKAFRASLHQSVYDVVFDLQGNIKSAMILAQVRAKIKVGFGWKTLSEWPNALFTTQKINPPQGRNIREDYLSIVQSYFKDENFFPIEPIKLRIHDSEQPLIKAFPSGGTMVCPGTAWPNKQLSYEQIHAFLKILGKSFYIFIWGNQKEKEISMRLVKNFSGSLVLERYRLPVLQHMMAKSLCVIAMDSLPLHLCGTTQTPTIGFFGPSLAKKYGPIGEMHRKIQGDCPYKIKFEKRCPKLRTCKTGACLKTLVIDETLI, encoded by the coding sequence ATGAAGATTTTAATTGTAAAAATGTCAGCAGCAGGGGATTTAATCCATACTTTTCCTGTAGTTAGTTATCTTAGGCAACGATTTCCCTCGGCTGAGATCGATTGGATTGTTGAAGCTTCTTTAACTGAAATAATAGAGGCACACCCTCATGTCAATCGAGTTTTAACAGTTGAGAGTAAAAAATGGTTACGTTCTTGTACTCATTGGCAAGAGATCAAAGCTTTTCGTGCGTCTCTCCATCAGTCTGTTTATGATGTAGTGTTTGATCTGCAGGGCAATATTAAATCTGCAATGATACTTGCACAAGTTAGAGCTAAGATTAAAGTGGGATTTGGTTGGAAAACACTTTCTGAATGGCCTAATGCTCTTTTTACTACACAGAAAATCAACCCACCACAAGGGAGAAACATTCGAGAAGATTATTTATCAATCGTTCAGAGTTATTTTAAAGATGAAAATTTTTTCCCTATTGAACCGATTAAATTACGTATTCATGATTCGGAACAGCCTCTTATCAAAGCTTTTCCTTCAGGTGGAACCATGGTTTGTCCAGGTACGGCTTGGCCAAATAAACAGCTTTCTTATGAGCAAATCCATGCTTTTTTAAAAATACTTGGAAAAAGTTTTTATATATTTATTTGGGGAAATCAGAAAGAAAAAGAGATCAGTATGCGTTTAGTTAAAAATTTTTCTGGTAGTCTAGTTTTAGAACGCTATCGCTTACCAGTTTTACAACATATGATGGCAAAATCTCTTTGTGTCATTGCGATGGATTCTCTTCCCCTTCATTTATGTGGAACTACTCAGACCCCTACGATTGGTTTTTTTGGACCTTCATTAGCAAAAAAATATGGACCTATTGGGGAAATGCATCGGAAAATTCAAGGAGATTGTCCCTATAAAATAAAATTTGAAAAGAGATGCCCTAAATTAAGAACTTGCAAAACGGGAGCGTGTCTGAAAACACTGGTTATTGACGAAACTCTAATCTAA
- a CDS encoding RluA family pseudouridine synthase, with protein sequence MKKLKVLGSTRLLTFIKNHCDFSTKDLRWSIEHGRCFVNGNTERFCSTYLKKGDEILVWPEKHPIFVKDQQRILFEDDSILFYNKPAFISSSDLAQILKLNLVHRLDRDTTGVILFSKNHPIPYENLFRERKIKKTYHLLVSGVPVDQKGIFKGKMKKIQTRDGAVKWGMSKNGVFSATEWECVESNRQYSYICCHPITGRTHQIRLHMKMLGSPVIGDREYGNKKGIPGLFRPLLHASKLAFGPYEVSAPFPNDLIRWKKKLIDNFDH encoded by the coding sequence ATGAAGAAATTAAAGGTTTTGGGTTCTACTCGTCTTCTTACTTTTATAAAAAATCACTGTGATTTTTCAACAAAAGATCTACGTTGGTCTATTGAGCATGGTAGATGCTTCGTTAATGGGAATACTGAACGTTTTTGTTCTACTTATCTGAAAAAAGGAGACGAAATCCTAGTTTGGCCAGAAAAACACCCTATCTTTGTTAAAGATCAACAACGTATTCTTTTTGAAGATGATTCTATTCTTTTTTATAACAAACCTGCCTTTATCTCTTCTTCAGATCTCGCGCAGATATTAAAACTCAATCTTGTTCACCGTCTAGATCGTGATACAACTGGTGTAATTTTGTTTTCTAAAAATCATCCAATACCCTATGAAAACCTTTTCCGAGAAAGAAAAATCAAAAAAACTTATCATCTTTTAGTGTCAGGTGTCCCTGTGGATCAAAAGGGGATTTTTAAGGGGAAAATGAAGAAAATACAAACACGTGATGGCGCAGTAAAATGGGGGATGTCTAAGAATGGAGTTTTTTCAGCAACCGAATGGGAATGTGTGGAGTCAAATCGACAGTATTCCTATATCTGCTGTCATCCTATTACAGGACGCACTCACCAAATTCGTCTCCATATGAAAATGCTAGGATCTCCTGTCATTGGAGATCGTGAATATGGCAATAAAAAAGGAATACCCGGGCTCTTCCGACCACTTTTACATGCATCTAAGCTTGCCTTCGGACCTTATGAAGTATCTGCTCCTTTTCCAAATGATTTGATTCGATGGAAGAAAAAATTGATTGATAATTTTGATCACTGA
- a CDS encoding AAA family ATPase, giving the protein MSRKAIFVAATGQNVGKTTICLGIIAAMKKKIPQLGFMKPVGQQHECVDECLLVDKDVVLFKEYFQLPAKYEEMSPVIFSRGFTREYLDGRIDANLLKKKIIDSFQHISSKNDFTIVEGTGHIGVGSIIQLNNATVAKTLGLDLVIIAEGGLGNTFDQLALNKALCDRLGVKISGVILNRVIPEKQTMVNSYINKALKCWNIPLIGSIPYNKFLNTPTMGDFETLFKTHLLSGETYHYRHFESIRLVATSLEAFKKRLSANQLIITPAIREDIILCMINHRKNPNEEPQNGLILTGHYPPSANLVEGLKKANIPSLYANHSSFNAMRMITSFTAKICKEDISKIKKAIELVESNLDFSKFL; this is encoded by the coding sequence ATGTCAAGAAAAGCAATTTTTGTAGCTGCAACAGGGCAAAATGTCGGAAAAACTACAATTTGTTTAGGTATAATCGCAGCCATGAAGAAAAAAATCCCACAACTCGGATTTATGAAGCCAGTAGGACAACAACATGAATGCGTTGATGAATGTCTACTTGTTGATAAAGATGTTGTTTTATTTAAAGAATACTTTCAACTACCTGCTAAGTATGAAGAGATGAGTCCTGTCATTTTTTCACGTGGTTTTACCCGAGAGTATTTAGATGGAAGAATCGATGCTAATCTATTAAAGAAAAAAATTATTGACTCGTTTCAACATATTTCTTCAAAGAATGACTTCACAATTGTTGAAGGAACTGGCCATATTGGTGTAGGTTCTATTATTCAACTGAACAACGCAACTGTTGCGAAAACTCTTGGCCTTGACTTAGTGATTATCGCAGAAGGAGGCCTTGGAAATACTTTTGATCAGCTTGCTCTGAATAAAGCTCTATGTGACAGATTAGGTGTAAAAATTTCTGGTGTAATCCTTAACCGGGTCATTCCTGAAAAACAAACAATGGTTAATAGCTATATCAATAAAGCTCTTAAATGTTGGAATATTCCTCTTATTGGGAGTATACCTTATAATAAATTCTTAAACACCCCAACAATGGGAGATTTTGAAACTCTCTTCAAAACACATCTTTTATCTGGTGAAACCTACCATTATCGTCATTTTGAATCAATACGCCTTGTTGCAACTTCTCTAGAAGCATTTAAAAAACGACTATCTGCGAATCAACTCATTATTACCCCTGCAATAAGAGAAGATATTATCTTGTGTATGATTAATCACCGAAAGAATCCCAATGAAGAACCTCAAAATGGCTTAATCCTTACAGGGCATTATCCACCATCTGCTAACTTAGTTGAAGGGTTAAAAAAAGCTAATATCCCGAGCCTCTATGCTAACCATTCTAGCTTTAATGCGATGCGTATGATCACATCTTTTACTGCAAAAATCTGCAAAGAAGATATTTCAAAAATTAAAAAAGCCATTGAGCTAGTCGAATCAAATCTCGATTTTTCGAAATTTTTATAA
- a CDS encoding type II CAAX endopeptidase family protein yields MEIIEIKQSLGNLLSASLFILLFLFFILRSDYFRLSSLVNPYSIRWQEVMGIFLIYLSLAFLILPAINGGIFYIAFGETRISNHWLGWAQISSLFIIFLSLLTYCFSIRSGLRRYIFWGHHKPSSKRFFRSIGLGFLSFLISYPFVLWIGFFTGLISFWIWGEVAVEQVAVNQIKMTQGYPVMFICMVFFVVGLVPFMEELLFRGFLQTLLKLYIGRTWSLILTALIFALVHFSLSQGLGNFQLIASLFILSLFLGFIYEKEQTLWAPIALHATFNGFSLILLTFSK; encoded by the coding sequence ATGGAAATCATTGAAATCAAACAGTCTCTTGGCAATCTTTTATCTGCTTCTCTGTTCATTCTTTTGTTTCTCTTTTTCATTTTACGTTCAGACTATTTTCGCCTTTCATCGTTAGTCAATCCCTATTCTATTAGATGGCAAGAGGTCATGGGAATATTTTTGATCTACCTCTCCCTTGCATTTTTGATTTTACCAGCCATCAATGGAGGGATTTTCTATATTGCATTTGGAGAAACACGTATTTCTAACCATTGGTTAGGATGGGCTCAAATCTCCTCTCTTTTTATTATTTTCCTTTCTCTTTTAACTTATTGCTTTTCCATCCGAAGTGGGTTGCGTCGCTATATCTTTTGGGGACATCATAAGCCCTCTTCAAAGAGGTTTTTTAGATCAATAGGACTAGGTTTTTTGAGTTTTTTAATAAGCTACCCCTTTGTTTTGTGGATAGGTTTTTTCACAGGATTAATCTCTTTTTGGATTTGGGGAGAGGTGGCAGTTGAACAAGTAGCTGTGAATCAAATAAAAATGACTCAAGGCTATCCAGTTATGTTTATTTGTATGGTGTTTTTCGTGGTAGGTTTAGTTCCTTTTATGGAAGAGCTTTTATTCCGAGGGTTTCTACAAACATTATTAAAACTTTATATAGGACGTACCTGGAGTCTTATTCTCACAGCACTCATATTTGCATTGGTCCATTTTTCTCTCAGCCAGGGTTTAGGGAATTTTCAACTCATTGCTTCTCTTTTTATTCTTTCTCTGTTTCTTGGTTTTATCTACGAAAAAGAACAGACTCTTTGGGCTCCAATAGCCTTACACGCTACATTTAATGGGTTTAGTTTAATACTACTTACGTTTTCAAAATAA